Proteins from a genomic interval of Zingiber officinale cultivar Zhangliang chromosome 1B, Zo_v1.1, whole genome shotgun sequence:
- the LOC122043850 gene encoding uncharacterized protein LOC122043850, which translates to MSRKGYIGLETELRQRKIFREDEEVDRSFLWRKAREDKSGNITNTETAEVAEKIDDLLDKKKRGEFISSGSNDVLTTALGSQEPYGRVRGVGGFVKPQVYFKTPRKKRELVSKALAENFKE; encoded by the exons ATGTCTCGCAAGGGATACATTGGATTGGAGACTGAATTG AGGCAGAGAAAAATATTCAGGGAGGATGAGGAAGTTGATAGGTCATTCCTTTGGCGTAAGGCCCGCGAAGACAAATCCGGAAACATCACAAATACAGAGACTGCTGAAGTTGCTGAAAAAATT GACGATTTGTTGGACAAAAAAAAGAGGGGAGAGTTCATATCTTCTGGAAGCAATGACGTATTAACTACTGCATTAGGGAGCCAAGAACCTTACGGAAGGGTTAGAGGTGTAGGGGGATTTGTGAAGCCCCAAGTCTACTTCAaaactccaaggaagaagagggagtTGGTGTCAAAGGCTTTGGCTGAAAACTTCAAAGAGTAA
- the LOC122043841 gene encoding uncharacterized protein LOC122043841 — translation MWIREHLYFNGFSKNYLNWIWHGEADEKDRLNSSVNQEPTDNCHDNFEAVNLCETAYDNHTENPEAFMKFLEEAEKPLYKGCKRYTKLSALVKLYNTKARHGMSDALFSDLLADFGDMLPDNHNLPSSIYEAKKTLSCLALSHEKIHACSNDCILYRKQYKDCVSCPKCDLSRWKLTKKNVEKKGVPAKVVWYFPPIPRFKRMFKSLETSRNLTWHADSTRVVGQLRHPVDSPSWKLVDHMWPDFGSEARNIRLALDADGINPHSNLSSRYSCWPIMLATYNLPPDMCMKRKFIMLTMLISGPKQPGNDIDVYLEVLVDDLQLLWEGVDGVYDAYRREVFTLKAVLLWTINDFPAYDNLSGCTTHGYYACPICGEDTYAKHLPNGKKMLFAGHRRFLPRFHPYRRQIKEFNGMDELGEAGRPLSGIKLFDKLSDITCEFGKKTSGKTKDNVAARLDMVQMGIRPQLAPKIGEKRTYLPPAACSFTKNERLQVCRSLMDIKVPEGFSSNMKNLVCMDEMKLSSLKSHDSHVIMQHFLPIVIRNSLPKYVRYVVIRLCFFFKDICCKIIDVAKLDKLQSDLIVTLCLLEQYFPPSFFDIMLHLTVHLVREVQLCGPVYFRWMYPFERCMKVLKSYVGSRKYPEGCIVRRYAEEEAVEFCSEYLNDLDPVGVPKSLRDPNASIPRFSASNSSIIVQQIDLQQAHLTVLENTEEISPYIIEHKSFLKTMFPKKQKDARWIQDAHNKRFIDWFRAKVAAEIDSCNGGMTSSLRWLAHGPRVRVLKCDSYVINGNLYQTKERVDEKVCQNSGVSLLANTMLVCSAKDKNSMLENVTFYGVIEEIWELDYHQFQVPLFKCAWVSNDKGIQYNDECGFTLVNLNKRGHQKDEFVLASQVRQVFYVADPLNKGWSIVLQVPNRCYEGEEDLWTIIPEARPIDNVDIHWKRTMRPKK, via the exons ATGTGGATTCGGGAGCATCTTTACTTCAATGGTTTcagtaaaaattatttgaattggattTGGCATGGTGAGGCTGATGAGAAGGATAGATTAAATTCGAGTGTCAACCAAGAGCCAACTGATAATTGTCATGATAATTTTGAAGCTGTTAATTTGTGTGAAACAGCGTATGATAACCATACAGAAAATCCAGAAGCATTTATGAAGTTTTTGGAGGAAGCAGAGAAGCCACTGTATAAGGGATGCAAACGTTACACAAAGTTGAGTGCACTTGTAAAACTATACAATACCAAAGCAAGGCATGGGAtgagtgatgctctattttcagATCTACTAGCAGATTTTGGGGACATGCTGCCAGATAACCACAATCTGCCATCGTCAATTTATGAAGCAAAGAAGACGTTGAGTTGTTTGGCTTTGAGTCATGAAAAGATTCATGCTTGTTCCAATGATTGCATCCTTTATAGGAAACAATATAAAGACTGCGTAAGCTGCCCGAAATGTGACTTATCAAGATGGAAGCTAACCAAGAAAAATGTTGAGAAGAAAGGTGTTCCTGCCAAAGTGGTTTGGTATTTCCCTCCCATACCAAGATTTAagcgcatgtttaaatctttagaaACTTCCAGAAATTTAACATGGCATGCAGATAGCACAAGAGTTGTTGGTCAGTTACGCCATCCAGTTGATTCACCGTCATGGAAATTGGTGGATCATATGTGGCCCGACTTTGGAAGTGAGGCAAGAAATATTCGCCTAGCACTTGACGCCGATGGAATTAATCCTCACAGCAATCTTAGTAGTCGCTACAGTTGCTGGCCAATCATGCTGGCCACATATAATTTGCCTCCAGACATGTGCATGAAAAGGAAATTCATCATGCTAACGATGCTCATTTCAGGGCCGAAACAGCCTGGAAACGATATCGACGTCTACCTTGAGGTTCTGGTTGATGATTTGCAGCTCTTGtgggaaggagttgatggagtTTATGATGCTTATCGAAGGGAGGTTTTCACTCTTAAAGCAGTTCTTTTATGGACCATCAACGACTTTCCTGCATATGATAACCTTAGTGGATGTACTACACATGGTTATTACGCATGCCCAATATGTGGTGAGGATACTTATGCAAAGCACTTACCAAATGGGAAGAAAATGTTATTTGCTGGGCATAGACGATTCCTACCACGATTTCATCCATATCGGAGGCAAATAAAGGAGTTTAATGGCATGGATGAACTTGGTGAAGCAGGTAGGCCATTATCTGGAATTAAGTTGTTTGACAAGCTTTCAGACATAACATGTGAGTTTGGAAAGAAAACAAGT GGAAAAACCAAGGACAATGTGGCAGCTAGGTTGGACATGGTTCAGATGGGAATTAGGCCTCAATTGGCTCCTAAAATTGGTGAGAAAAGAACATATCTACCTCCTGCAGCATGCTCATTCACAAAAAATGAGAGATTACAAGTATGTAGGTCATTAATGGATATAAAAGTTCCGGAAGGTTTCTCATCAAACATGAAGAATCTTGTCTGCATGGATGAGATGAAGCTAAGTAGCTTGAAATCACATGATTCTCATGTTATAATGCAGCACTTCCTGCCAATAGTCATACGTAATTCTCTGCCAAAATATGTTAGATATGTTGTCATAAGACTATGCTTCTTCTTCAAAGATATTTGTTGCAAGATTATCGATGTAGCCAAGTTAGATAAGCTGCAATCTGACTTGATTGTTACACTCTGCTTATTGGAGCAGTATTTCCCCCCTTCTTTCTTCGATATCATGCTCCACTTAACAGTTCATCTTGTTCGTGAAGTCCAATTATGTGGACCAGTCTACTTCAGatggatgtacccatttgaaagatgcaTGAAGGTGTTGAAAAGTTACGTAGGCAGTCGAAAATATCCAGAAGGTTGCATTGTTAGGAGATATGCAGAAGAAGAAGCAgttgaattttgttcagaatatCTCAATGACCTTGATCCTGTTGGGGTCCCTAAATCACTACGTGACCCAAACGCAAGCATTCCTAGATTCTCAGCAAGCAATTCATCAATCATCGTCCAACAAATTGATCTCCAACAAGCACACTTGACTGTTCTAGAAAATACAGAAGAAATATCTCCATACATTAT TGAACACAAATCCTTCTTGAAGACAATGTTTCCCAAGAAACAGAAAGATGCAAGGTGGATACAAGATGCTCATAATAAGAGGTTCATTGACTGGTTTCGTGCAAAG GTGGCTGCTGAAATCGATAGTTGCAATGGTGGAATGACATCGTCATTGAGATGGCTGGCCCATGGACCACGTGTGCGAGTCTTAAAGTGTGATAGCTATGTCATAAATGGCAATTTATACCAAACAAAAGAGCGGGTTGATGAGAAAGTTTGTCAAAACAGTGGTGTTTCTCTACTTGCCAACACGATGCTTGTTTGTAGTGCCAAAGATAAGAATTCCATGTTAGAGAATGTGACtttttatggagttattgaaGAGATATGGGAACTAGACTATCATCAATTTCAAGTTCCTCTTTTCAAGTGCGCATGGGTATCAAATGACAAAGGAATACAATACAATGATGAATGTGGCTTCACCTTAGTTAATCTGAACAAACGAGGCCACCagaaggatgaatttgtgcttgcAAGTCAAGTTAGACAAGTATTTTATGTTGCTGACCCACTGAACAAAGGGTGGTCAATAGTGCTTCAAGTTCCAAATAGATGTTACGAGGGAGAAGAGGATCTTTGGACCATAATTCCCGAAGCTCGACCAATTGATAATGTTGATATTCATT GGAAAAGAACAATGCGTCCTAAAAAATAG